The genomic interval GCGTCGGGATCAGGGTTTGTCGGACTTGGGGAGCGGCAGGGGGAACGGGGCGACGTTGCCGCCCTTGCCCGCGACCTCGGTGATGCGGCTCGTCCCCTGCTTGTCTACTTCGTCGATCCGCACCACGGCGTGCATCGGCACGAAGAACCGCTTCACCCCCTCGAACTCGCGCTGCAGCCGCTCCTCGCCGGGATCGACGATCGCCGTCGTCTTCTGGCCGAAGACGATGTCCTCGATCTCCACGAAGCCGAGCAGCGCGGCCGGGGACACGCTCCGCGCGTAGAGCTCGTAGACCTGCCCTTGGTTGTGGAACGCGATGCGGTAGAGGGTCTTCTTGGTCGCCATGGCGGAATCGATGATACGCGCCCGCCGCCGGCGCCGGCCAGCCGACCGTCCGGGGAGACACGTCGCCCGCGCCGCGGGAACGCATGGTGCAATGCCGTCGCCCCCACCGGAGGACACCATGCGAAAGACCATCGCCCTCGCCCTCGGCCTCGCGCTCGTCGCGCCGGCCGCCTTCGCCGACTCGCCGATGTTCCGCGGCGGCCCCCGCCACGAAGGCGTCTGCCCCGGCCCCGCGGTCCGCCCGGGCAAAGTGAAGTGGTCGTTCCGCACCGGCGGCAAGATCCGCTCGACCCCCGCGCTCGCCGGCGGCACGCTCGCCGTCGGCGCCGAGGACGGCTTCCTCTACGCGCTCGACGCCAAGACCGGCGCGCTGCGCTGGAAGTTCAAGACCGAAGGGGACGTCTCCTCCTCCCCCGCGATCGCCGACGGCCGCGTCTTCTTCGTCGGCGGCGACGGCGCGCTGCGCGCCCTCGCGCTCGCCGACGGCAAGGAGCTGTGGAAGCTCGAGACCGGGCCGCTCGGCCACTACGAGTTCCCCGCGGGGAACGTGCGGACGTGGGACTACTTCGCCTCCTCGCCGGTCGTCGCCGACAGCGTCGTCTACGTCGGCGGCGGCGACCGCAAGATCCACGCCGCGGACGCCGCGACCGGCAAGGAGCGCTGGAGCTTCGCCGCGCAGGGGATCGTCCGCGCGACGCCGGCCGTGGCCGACGGCGTGGTCTTCGCCGGCGACTTCGCCGGGCGACTCTACGCGCTCGACGCGGCGACCGGCGCCGCGAAGTGGACCTTCAAGGTCGAGGGAAGCCGCTCCTTCCCCAACGGCGAGATCCAGTCCTCCCCCGCCGTCGCCGACGGCCTCGTCTACTTCGGCTCGCGCGACGCGCATCTCTACGCCGTGGACGCGGCGACCGGCAAGCTCGCGTGGCGCGCCTCGCACGACGGCTCCTGGGCGCCGACGAGCGTCGCGATCGCCCGCGGCGTCGTCTACGAGGGCAGCTCCGACGGCAAGTTCGTGCGCGCGCTCGACGCCAAGTCCGGTGCGGCGAAGTGGACCCACGACGCCGGCGGCCGCGTCTTCTCCTCGCCGACCGTCGCCGGGGACCTGCTCTACTTCGGCACGCAACTCGGCGAGTTCTACGCGCTGGAACTGACGGAAGGGAACGTCCGCGGCACGTTCGCCGACGAGGCGGCGATCCAGTCCACGCCGGTCGTCGGCGACGGGCTCGTCTACGTCGCCGGCGACGCCGGCCGCGTCTACGCCGTCGAGGGGCCGGCCTACGACGCGTCGATGGAGCCGAAGGCGATCGAGATCCCCGCGTCCGCGCTTTCGGCGTTCGCCGGGAAGTACGCCTACCGCAGCTATTCCACGGAGGTCCGCGTCGAAGAGGGGGCGCTCGTCTTCGACGGCCTCGGCGAGCCGAAGATGCGGCTGCTCGCCTCGGCGCCGAACGCCTTCTTCTGCAAGACCAACGGCTGGACGTTCGCCTTCAAGACGGACGCGGCGGGCAAGGCGACGGGGCTCGCGCTGAACATCGAAGGCCAGACGTTC from bacterium carries:
- a CDS encoding DUF1820 family protein; this encodes MATKKTLYRIAFHNQGQVYELYARSVSPAALLGFVEIEDIVFGQKTTAIVDPGEERLQREFEGVKRFFVPMHAVVRIDEVDKQGTSRITEVAGKGGNVAPFPLPLPKSDKP
- a CDS encoding PQQ-binding-like beta-propeller repeat protein — its product is MRKTIALALGLALVAPAAFADSPMFRGGPRHEGVCPGPAVRPGKVKWSFRTGGKIRSTPALAGGTLAVGAEDGFLYALDAKTGALRWKFKTEGDVSSSPAIADGRVFFVGGDGALRALALADGKELWKLETGPLGHYEFPAGNVRTWDYFASSPVVADSVVYVGGGDRKIHAADAATGKERWSFAAQGIVRATPAVADGVVFAGDFAGRLYALDAATGAAKWTFKVEGSRSFPNGEIQSSPAVADGLVYFGSRDAHLYAVDAATGKLAWRASHDGSWAPTSVAIARGVVYEGSSDGKFVRALDAKSGAAKWTHDAGGRVFSSPTVAGDLLYFGTQLGEFYALELTEGNVRGTFADEAAIQSTPVVGDGLVYVAGDAGRVYAVEGPAYDASMEPKAIEIPASALSAFAGKYAYRSYSTEVRVEEGALVFDGLGEPKMRLLASAPNAFFCKTNGWTFAFKTDAAGKATGLALNIEGQTFELTRAN